From a single Leopardus geoffroyi isolate Oge1 chromosome E1, O.geoffroyi_Oge1_pat1.0, whole genome shotgun sequence genomic region:
- the CEP295NL gene encoding protein DDC8 homolog yields MQGYGGETQRDQKMGGVEAEMDPGRESMRPADVDARQTASRDRWRKFLSELENPKYHRLAKLTFRNESKPSFPQAGGSVGEETQLPCSGSGRAPAGLDPLAGGPRRPAPQDLPHGAGCMALWPRRRAETGRRPGRQTGPQGLSWGAHPQTELEEPREQGRACVALLKSPSSRDPDEEGPYEGNATSPWPSSFADDDGHSQMIRDLQQQIEEQNKLHKQFLEDARKRLQEFQRM; encoded by the coding sequence ATGCAAGGCTACGGAGGCGAGACCCAAAGAGACCAGAAGATGGGAGGTGTGGAGGCGGAAATGGATCCTGGCAGGGAGTCCATGCGACCCGCGGATGTGGACGCCCGCCAGACGGCGTCCCGAGACAGGTGGAGAAAGTTCCTGAGCGAGCTCGAGAACCCCAAGTATCACAGGTTGGCCAAGCTCACGTTTAGGAATGAGAGTAAGCCGTCGTTTCCCCAGGCAGGAGGGTCTGTCGGTGAAGAGACCCAGCTCCCGTGCTCCGGCTCTGGGCGGGCACCGGCCGGGCTCGACCCGCTGGCCGGGGGCCCCCGTCGCCCTGCCCCACAAGACCTGCCACACGGAGCCGGCTGCATGGCATTGTGGCCCAGGCGGAGGGCGGAGACGGGGCGGAGGCCGGGTCGGCAGACGGGACCCCAGGGGCTGAGCTGGGGAGCCCACCCCCAGACTGAGCTGGAGGAGcccagagaacagggaagggCGTGCGTGGCTCTTCTGAAGTCCCCCTCCTCCCGAGACCCGGACGAGGAAGGGCCGTATGAAGGCAACGCCACTTCCCCCTGGCCCTCTAGCTTCGCGGACGATGACGGGCACAGTCAGATGATCCGTGACCTTCAGCAGCAAATTGAAGAGCAAAACAAGTTGCACAAGCAGTTTCTCGAAGACGCCAGGAAACGCTTGCAGGAGTTCCAGAGGATGTGA